In a genomic window of Cardiocondyla obscurior isolate alpha-2009 linkage group LG08, Cobs3.1, whole genome shotgun sequence:
- the LOC139104791 gene encoding mitochondrial import inner membrane translocase subunit Tim8 A-like, with protein sequence MSLMENSNTQVVLDDQLQHFIETETKKQQFQGLVHELTDLCWEICMDKPSLHLEPKVHKCLVNCVERFIDTTNYITNRLERVAMNMSDSSSME encoded by the exons ATGAGTCTTATGGAAAACTCTAACACGCAGGTTGTCTTGGACGATCAGTTGCAACATTTCATCGAGACTGAAACAAAAAAGCAGCAATTTCAG ggACTGGTACATGAGTTGACAGATCTCTGCTGGGAAATTTGCATGGATAAGCCATCATTGCACTTAGAGCCCAAGGTTCATAAGTGTCTTGTCAATTGCGTGGAGAGATTTATTGACACaactaattatattacaaacaGGCTGGAACGCGTTGCTATGAATATGTCCGACTCGAGTAGCATGGAGTGA
- the Pex3 gene encoding peroxisomal biogenesis factor 3 — protein sequence MFSSIRGFLSRHRRKFIFGSVVISSVIFLTRYTQRKLREWQENEIRMLMETSRKRQYYESTERTCNQMISSLAVNLRNSVIKENDTEVIIYQLRTGSADKIKSWSRLKVLAITRSTVIIYSYTMLVTFLRIQLNLISGHMYKGMQSVDNGTIGSEVQARYMALSSYFIYNGIKSLSSFIKCKVEEVMASMSLTERLTLRDLLQIYWTITSSISADSSRDPIKNFICYTLEQDIKNSDTSVYSKLRDQMLDMLESEEVQDLMQKNVRSGFVLLLDRISTYFGEPCKIDGMLNSTSPSSSSVENPIIEGATDDSSGFIDVNKTTMALAKIIPIVNGQVPDNPTQNDFPADWLQCLMINNDLKILGANLYEAVS from the coding sequence ATGTTTTCGAGCATTCGAGGATTTTTAAGCCGGCACAGACGCAAGTTCATATTCGGGAGTGTCGTCATAAGCAGCGTTATTTTCCTGACGCGTTACACGCAACGTAAATTGCGGGAGTGGCAAGAAAATGAGATTAGGATGCTGATGGAGACGTCACGGAAACGACAGTACTACGAAAGTACAGAGAGAACCTGCAATCAAATGATATCGTCGCTCGCGGTGAATTTAAGGAACTCCGTGATCAAGGAAAACGATACGGAGGTCATCATATATCAGCTTAGAACTGGCTCCGCTGATAAGATAAAATCCTGGAGTCGATTAAAAGTGTTAGCAATTACGCGATCgactgtaataatttattcttatacaATGCTAGTTACATTTCTTAGAATCCAGCTCAATTTGATCAGCGGGCACATGTACAAAGGCATGCAGAGCGTGGACAACGGAACGATCGGCAGCGAGGTGCAAGCTCGATACATGGCTCTTTCTAGTTACTTTATATACAACGGTATTAAGAGTTTGAGCAGTTTCATAAAATGTAAAGTTGAAGAAGTCATGGCTTCTATGTCTCTGACTGAGCGGTTAACATTGAGAGACTTACTACAGATTTATTGGACAATCACGTCTTCAATATCCGCCGACAGCTCTAGAGATCCtataaaaaactttatttgttACACATTGGAACaggatattaaaaatagcgaCACGTCTGTCTATTCGAAACTGAGGGATCAAATGCTAGATATGTTGGAGAGCGAGGAAGTTCAGGATTTAATGCAGAAAAATGTTCGAAGTGGATTTGTTTTACTGCTAGATCGTATATCCACGTACTTTGGTGAACCTTGCAAAATTGACGGCATGCTGAACAGTACATCACCCTCGAGCTCAAGCGTTGAAAATCCGATAATAGAAGGAGCGACGGATGATTCGAGTGGATTTATAGATGTTAACAAAACCACTATGGCCTTGGCCAAAATTATCCCTATTGTGAACGGCCAGGTTCCGGATAATCCAACACAGAACGATTTTCCAGCAGATTGGCTCCAGTGTTTGATGATAAATAATGATCTTAAAATACTCGGGGCAAATCTTTATGAGGCAGTCAGCTAG